Proteins from a genomic interval of Oncorhynchus clarkii lewisi isolate Uvic-CL-2024 chromosome 13, UVic_Ocla_1.0, whole genome shotgun sequence:
- the LOC139423774 gene encoding mitochondrial cardiolipin hydrolase has product MSVVQMVKIVGLGAVALTLSVEWLGWLFCRLWPRKISRGPLKEVFFFPTEVACTERLFTPNSPFPCPCPLPHNINTSFTRLLVHILSASSSLDLCVFAFTNLDLSRAVLALHTRGIPIRILTDMDYTLITGSQIGAIRRAGICVRCDSGAVHMHHKFAVVDCRRLITGSLNWTLTAIQSNKENILVTEEPDLVLPFITEFQRLWDVNDPARRHLPSIAEKPASLVL; this is encoded by the exons ATGTCAGTGGTTCAGATGGTGAAGATCGTGGGTCTGGGGGCTGTGGCCCTCACTCTCAGTGtggagtggttgggctggctctTCTGTCGCCTCTGGCCCCGGAAAATATCCAGAGGGCCCCTGAAAGAAGTCTTCTTTTTCCCTACAGAGGTCGCCTGCACGGAGCGTCTCTTCACTCCTAACTCACCATT CCCCTGCCCCTGTCCTTTACCCCACAACATCAACACCTCCTTCACCCGTCTCCTGGTCCACATCCTGTCTGCCTCCTCCTCCTTGGACCTGTGTGTGTTCGCCTTCACCAACCTGGACCTGAGCCGGGCCGTACTGGCCCTCCACACCAGGGGCATCCCCATCCGTATCCTCACTGACATGGACTACACCCTCATCACCGGCTCCCAGATAGGGGCCATCCGCAGAGCAG GCATCTGTGTGAGGTGTGACTCCGGCGCCGTCCACATGCACCACAAGTTCGCCGTGGTGGACTGCCGGCGCCTAATCACCGGCTCCCTGAACTGGACGCTGACAGCCATCCAGAGCAACAAGGAGAACATCCTGGTCACGGAGGAACCAGATCTAGTCCTGCCCTTCATCACTGAGTTCCAGAGGCTCTGGGATGTCAATGACCCGGCTAGGAGACACCTGCCGTCCATCGCTGAGAAACCTGCTAGTTTAgtactatag